A genome region from Methanocaldococcus sp. includes the following:
- the pgi gene encoding glucose-6-phosphate isomerase: MLKYEYKNAVNIGDVSLEDIEKVDYIKAYSNLMEKLNNGVVGFREVIYDDLDKYNDFKNEDGKNVVVVGMGGSILGTMAIYYGLSLYNYNNAYFIDNSDPEKTLSILKKVDLNNSIIYIISKSGNTLETLVNYYLIKRKIEKLDSFKGDIIFITNDGKLKREAEKNNYKVYSIPENVPGRFSVFTVVGLAPLYSLGIDISKILEGAKYMDKLCQNKNIFKNPALLNGVIHYLHEKKGRSISVVMSYIERLKYFGEWYKQLFGESLGKNNNGLTPLLSIGAKDQHSLLQLYMDGKKDKVITFITTEKYDLDEEITFEDINDEKISCNLSNIIKFEQMATEISLTQRGVPNVRITLDKVDEFSLGAMMYMYEMQVGFMGELYNIDAYNQPAVEEEKRICWKLIKEYGKYDDR, translated from the coding sequence ATGTTGAAGTATGAATATAAAAACGCTGTTAATATTGGAGATGTTAGTTTAGAAGATATTGAAAAAGTAGATTATATTAAAGCATATTCAAATTTAATGGAAAAGTTAAACAATGGAGTCGTAGGTTTTAGAGAAGTTATATATGATGATTTAGATAAATACAACGATTTTAAAAATGAAGATGGAAAAAATGTTGTAGTTGTAGGAATGGGTGGATCTATATTGGGAACAATGGCAATATATTATGGTCTTTCTTTATATAATTATAATAACGCCTATTTTATAGACAACAGCGATCCAGAAAAAACTCTTTCAATATTAAAAAAAGTAGATTTAAATAATTCGATAATTTACATTATTAGCAAATCAGGTAATACTTTGGAAACCTTAGTAAATTACTATTTAATAAAAAGAAAAATTGAGAAGTTAGATTCATTTAAAGGGGATATTATTTTTATTACTAATGACGGTAAATTAAAAAGAGAGGCGGAAAAAAATAATTATAAAGTATATTCAATCCCTGAAAATGTTCCTGGTAGATTTTCTGTTTTTACAGTGGTTGGTTTGGCTCCATTATACTCATTAGGAATTGACATATCAAAAATTTTAGAAGGAGCAAAGTATATGGATAAACTTTGTCAAAATAAAAATATTTTTAAAAATCCTGCATTGTTAAATGGGGTAATACACTATTTGCACGAGAAAAAAGGTAGAAGTATTTCAGTAGTTATGAGTTATATTGAAAGATTAAAATATTTTGGGGAGTGGTATAAACAACTCTTTGGAGAAAGTTTAGGTAAAAATAACAATGGTTTAACTCCTCTACTTTCAATAGGTGCTAAGGATCAACATTCACTTTTACAACTATATATGGATGGAAAAAAAGATAAAGTTATTACTTTTATAACAACAGAAAAATATGATTTAGATGAAGAAATAACTTTTGAAGATATAAATGACGAAAAAATTTCTTGTAATCTTTCAAATATTATTAAATTTGAGCAAATGGCTACTGAAATATCTTTAACACAGCGTGGAGTACCTAATGTAAGAATAACCTTAGATAAAGTAGATGAGTTTTCCTTGGGGGCAATGATGTATATGTATGAAATGCAAGTTGGCTTTATGGGAGAGTTATATAATATTGATGCTTACAATCAGCCAGCAGTTGAAGAAGAAAAGAGAATATGTTGGAAATTAATAAAGGAATATGGAAAGTATGATGATAGATAG
- the pfkC gene encoding ADP-specific phosphofructokinase: MISKYIETIKDCKLYTAYNVNVDAIKYLKDEDVQRLVDEFDHKEIIKRMEEYPRVIEDPLDFVARLVYSIMTGKPAEVPLKDDTKLNEWFDKIKYDEERMGGQAGIVSNLMATLKIDKIIVYTPFLSKKQAEMFVDYDNLLYPLVENNNLVLKKVRECYRNDPTKINRIFEFKKGLKFKLDNKIIVANQSTRFIVASRPENLRIETKEDVKRFLPNIGELVDCAFLSGYQGIKEKYSDGKTAKYYFEKAQEDIKLLKKNKKIKTHLEFASISNIEIRKMVVDYILSNVESVGMDETEIANVLHILGYEDLSNKILKESLVEDVIKGAKILLEKFNNLEIVQVHTCYYILFACKKDNPLSIKELEECLEFSTILASTRAKLGNIRDINDLYEGLKVPHNKYGDLLKKIAEKFNDNEYKIVLSPSRYVEKPKSTVGLGDTISSGAFVYYVSLLKKKGIIL; this comes from the coding sequence ATGATAAGTAAATATATTGAAACAATAAAGGATTGTAAATTATATACTGCATACAATGTAAATGTTGATGCAATAAAATACTTAAAAGACGAAGATGTGCAGAGATTAGTTGATGAGTTTGATCACAAAGAAATAATAAAAAGAATGGAAGAATATCCAAGAGTTATTGAAGATCCATTAGATTTCGTGGCAAGGTTAGTTTATAGTATAATGACAGGAAAGCCTGCAGAGGTTCCTTTAAAGGATGATACAAAATTAAATGAATGGTTCGACAAAATTAAATATGATGAAGAAAGAATGGGAGGACAGGCCGGAATTGTATCCAACTTAATGGCTACTCTAAAAATAGATAAAATTATTGTTTATACTCCATTTCTATCAAAAAAACAAGCAGAGATGTTTGTAGATTATGATAATTTATTATATCCATTAGTTGAAAATAATAATCTCGTTTTAAAAAAAGTTAGGGAGTGTTATAGAAATGACCCAACAAAGATAAATAGGATATTTGAATTTAAAAAAGGTTTAAAGTTTAAATTAGATAATAAAATTATAGTGGCAAATCAATCTACAAGATTTATTGTCGCATCGAGACCAGAAAATTTAAGAATTGAAACAAAAGAAGATGTTAAAAGATTTCTACCCAATATTGGAGAACTTGTAGATTGTGCATTTTTGTCTGGATATCAAGGAATTAAAGAAAAATATAGTGATGGGAAAACTGCAAAATATTACTTTGAAAAGGCTCAGGAAGATATAAAATTATTAAAGAAAAATAAAAAAATTAAGACACATTTAGAATTTGCTTCTATATCCAATATTGAAATTAGAAAGATGGTTGTTGATTACATTTTAAGTAATGTTGAAAGTGTAGGTATGGATGAGACAGAGATTGCAAATGTCTTACACATCTTGGGTTATGAGGATTTGAGTAACAAAATATTAAAAGAGAGTCTCGTAGAGGATGTTATAAAAGGAGCAAAAATTTTACTTGAAAAATTTAATAATTTGGAAATTGTTCAAGTTCATACATGTTATTATATATTATTTGCTTGTAAAAAAGATAATCCTCTATCTATAAAAGAACTTGAAGAGTGTTTAGAGTTCTCTACGATTTTAGCATCAACGAGAGCAAAACTTGGAAATATAAGAGATATTAATGATTTATACGAAGGTTTAAAAGTTCCTCATAATAAATATGGAGATTTATTAAAAAAGATTGCTGAAAAGTTTAATGATAATGAATACAAAATAGTATTATCTCCTTCAAGATATGTTGAAAAACCAAAATCTACTGTTGGGTTAGGAGATACAATATCAAGTGGAGCATTTGTTTATTATGTCTCATTATTAAAGAAAAAAGGAATTATATTATAA